Proteins from a genomic interval of Uloborus diversus isolate 005 chromosome 4, Udiv.v.3.1, whole genome shotgun sequence:
- the LOC129221330 gene encoding long-chain fatty acid transport protein 1-like isoform X2: MGMRRQIHMLRVYKRTIRRDLKGLYRLTKMRLFIRKCRKHNRTVGQVFQNLVRKHPDKMCLRNEDRKWTFQEVENYSNQVANCFAELGFRRGDDVALFMDSKPEYVGIWLGLSKIGVVPALINSNLRLDPLSHSITVVNCKAVIFGSELLDAIKAVAPLLKDKSGLQYFCLGKFDSTAFPARSLDGMIQQSSTSIPLANNGGNMDDRLFYVYTSGTTGMPKAAIIRHSRFMWLGAGIHHMNKLQFDDVLYTALPLYHTAGGILSLSQTILFGCSLAIRSKFSASKFWDDCIKYEATVAQYIGELCRYLLAQPEKPQEKQHKVRLMFGNGLRPQIWKQFVERFNIANIGELYGSTEGNANVINIDNKEGAVGFMSRIIPTIYPVSLIKVEPSTGEPIRDEKGLCIRCEPGQPGEFVGKIIVSDPIRQFDGYVNQSATKKKIIRDCFQKGDTAFLSGDMLMMDEDGYLFFVDRTGDTFRWRGENVSTMEVEGVISNILGLTDSVVYGVMVPGCEGRAGMAAICDPENVVDLKYLLDEMTKVLPSYAIPQFIRIRDKLESTGTFKLKKVDLQKESFDPSVVADPLYYLDKKLGAYVPLNVESYSKICKGQIRL; this comes from the exons gGGTTTGTATCGGTTAACAAAAATGAGGTTATTTATTCGTAAATGTCGGAAGCATAACAGAACAGTTGGACAAGTTTTTCAAAATCTAGTCAGAAAACACCCGGATAAAATGTGTCTAAGGAATGAAGACAGAAAATGGACATTTCAAgag gTAGAAAATTACAGTAATCAAGTGGCAAACTGCTTTGCTGAATTAGGTTTTCGCCGTGGAGATGATGTCGCTCTGTTCATGGATTCAAAACCAGAATATGTTGGAATTTGGCTAGGATTGTCCAAAATTGGAGTTGTTCCAGCTTTAATAAATTCCAATTTGCGTTTAGACCCTCTTTCACATTCCATAACTGTAGTCAACTGTAAAGCAGTCATTTTTGGAAGTGAATTACTTGATG CTATCAAAGCAGTAGCTCctttgctgaaagataaaagtgGTTTGCAATACTTTTGCCTGGGCAAATTTGATTCTACAGCTTTCCCAGCACGATCTCTCGATGGAATGATACAGCAAAGCTCAACAAGCATACCATTAGCAAATAATGGTGGCAACATGGATG atCGGCTGTTTTATGTATATACATCTGGTACTACTGGAATGCCAAAGGCTGCCATCATTAGACATAGCAG GTTCATGTGGCTAGGAGCTGGTATTCACCATATGAACAAACTTCAGTTTGACGATGTTCTGTACACTGCCCTTCCCCTGTACCACACTGCCGGTGGCATCCTGTCGCTATCTCAGACAATTCTTTTCGGGTGTTCTCTAGCCATAAGAAGCAAGTTTTCTGCATCCAAGTTTTGGGATGATTGTATAAAATATGAAGCAACT GTTGCTCAATATATTGGTGAGTTATGTCGCTATCTCCTCGCACAACCTGAGAAACCACAAGAGAAACAACATAAAGTTAGGTTAATGTTCGGAAATGGTTTGCGTCCCCAAATATGGAAGCAATTTGTAGAAAGATTTAATATTGCAAACATTGGTGAATTGTATGGATCAACAGAAGGAAATGCTAACGTCA TCAACATTGATAATAAAGAGGGAGCTGTTGGTTTTATGTCTCGAATCATTCCCACAATTTATCCTGTCAGCCTTATAAAAGTAGAACCTAGCACAGGTGAACCAATTCGGGATGAAAAGGGTTTATGCATTCGTTGTGAACCAG GTCAACCTGGGGAATTTGTAGGTAAAATAATTGTCTCGGATCCAATAAGACAGTTTGATGGTTATGTAAACCAATCTGCGACAAAGAAAAAGATTATTAGAGATTGCTTTCAAAAAGGAGATACTGCCTTTCTGTCTG GTGATATGTTGATGATGGATGAGGatgggtatttattttttgtggacCGAACAGGAGATACTTTTAGATGGCGTGGTGAGAATGTCTCCACTATGGAAGTGGAAGGAGTTATTAGCAACATTTTGGGACTGACTGATTCCGTCGTCTATGGTGTAATGGTTCCAG GTTGTGAAGGTCGTGCTGGAATGGCTGCTATATGTGATCCTGAAAATGTTGTAGATTTGAAGTATTTGTTGGACGAAATGACCAAAGTTTTACCTTCCTATGCCATCCCTCAATTCATAAGAATACGTGATAAATTAGAGTCCACAG gtacatttaaattaaagaaagttGATCTTCAGAAGGAAAGCTTTGATCCGTCTGTAGTCGCTGACCCATTGTATTACTTGGATAAAAAGTTAGGTGCTTATGTTCCATTAAATGTAGAGTCATATTCAAAGATTTGCAAAGGACAGATTCGACTTTGA